CATGAGTGCCATTTCCGTGCGCATCGCGGTGATTCCGGGTCGCAGCGTCATCGGTATCGAACTGCCCAATGCCACCCGCGAGACGGTCTATCTGCGCGAGATGCTGGCCTCGGAGGATTTCGAGAAAGCCTCGGCCAAGATGTCGCTGTCCCTGGCCATGGGCAAGGATATTGGCGGCACCCCGGTGACCGTGGATTTGGCCCGCATGCCGCACTTGTTGGTCGCGGGCACCACCGGGTCGGGCAAGTCGGTATCGGTCAACACCATGATCCTGTCGTTGTTGTACCAATACTCGCCGGAGCAATGCCGTTTCATCATGATCGACCCCAAAATGCTGGAGCTGTCGGTCTATGACGATATCCCGCACCTGCTGGCGCCGGTGGTCACCGAGCCGGGCAAGGCGGTGGTGGCGCTCAAATGGACCGTGCGCGAAATGGAAGACCGCTATCGCGCCATGGCCAATCTCGGCGTGCGCAATATCGGCGGCTATAACCAGCGCATCATCGAGGCGCGCAAGAAGGGCGAGACCCTGACCCGACGGGTTCAGACCGGCTTCGACGTGGATACGGGCAAGCCGGTGTTCGAGGATCAGGATCTGGACATGAATCCGCTGCCGTTCATCGTCGTAGTGGTGGATGAAATGGCCGATCTGATGCTGGTGGCGGGCAAGGATATCGAAGGCGCCATCCAGCGTCTGGCCCAAATGGCCCGGGCCGCCGGAATCCATTTGATCATGGCCACTCAGCGACCCTCGGTGGATGTCATTACCGGCACCATCAAAGCCAACTTCCCCACCCGGGTCAGCTTTCAGGTGACCTCGAAAATCGACAGCCGCACCATCTTGGGCGAACAAGGCGCCGAACAGCTGTTGGGCATGGGCGACATGCTCTATATGGCGGGTGGCGGGCGCATCACCCGCGTCCATGGCCCATTCGTCACCGACGAGGAAGTGGAAGAGGTGGTCGATCACCTGAAGACTCAGGGCGAGCCCACCTATGTGGAAGCGGTCACCGAAGAGGTGGACGAAGACGGCGGTGCTGATATGAGTAGTGGCGGGGCGCGCGAAAAATCCGAAGACCCGTTGTACGACGAAGCGGTGGCCCTGGTGGCCCGCGAAGGCAAGGCCTCGACCAGTTTCGTGCAGCGCCACTTGCAGATTGGCTATAACCGAGCCGCCCGTATCATCGAACGCATGGAAGGCGAGGGCGTGGTCAGCAAGGCCAACCGCACCGGCAAACGCGAAGTGCTGGTCAGCGACCATAGTGGATAGCGGCCTCGACAGCCCCCTGTCACCTCGCTACAACGATGATCCTATTTTCGCCCCATTCCTTTCGGATGCTTGGTTCATGCGACTGATACTGATCCTGTTGATGCTGGTCATCGCCCTGCCTGCCGAGGCCGAGGAAAAGCATGTCTTTTCCGCGGATGAGCAATCCACCCTGAAAAAGGTCCAGCACTACCTGAACAGTATCAAGACCCTGCAATCCCGGTTCATCCAGGCCACCTCCGCCGGCGGCTACGCCGAAGGCACGCTGTACCTTTCCCGGCCGGGCAAGCTGCGGTTCGAATACGATCCCCCAGCGCCTTTCCTGCTGGTTGCCGACGGTACTTGGCTGATCTATGAGGATAAGGAGCTGGAGCAAATCAGCTATCTGCTGCTCGACAGCACCCCGGCGGCGCTGCTGGTCAGCGACGATCTGGATTTCAATGGCGACAAGGTGACGGTGGAAAAACTGGTCAAGGACAAGGGCCTGCTGGCTGTGACCTTTACCCAGAAGGAAAACCCGGAAAACGGCCAAGTCACCATGATCCTCAACGAGAAGCCATTGATCCTGCGTCAATGGGAAGTGCTCGACGCCCAAGGCACCCGCACCATGGTCACGCTCAACAAGACCCGTACCGGAATGCCTCTGGACAAGATGCTGTTCCGCTACAAGGACCCCCGGCATCAGGGCGGCATCAATCTCCTCGATTGATGGCGTTCAAATAAACGTGAGCCATGCAGGAATCGCATGCCTCCTATCCATGCCGACCCTTGAATTGTTTGGGATGCAACGCCACATAAGTTCCATAAGGGGCCGTCACCGCAACGGTGCGGCCTGGGACAGATGGGATCCCCTGCCATCGTCCCGGCTCCCCCCAAAGGAGCTTCGAGGCGTCCGATTATCCCCCTGATCGGACGCCTCTTCCTTTTGGCCACCCGGACAATTGCCAAGGTCGGGCAAATGGCGCAATCTGCCGCCCCATGGATCTGAAAGTCACCACCTGGAACGTCAACTCCGTGCGCAAGCGGCTCCGTCATCTGGAATGGCTGATGGAAGCGCAATCCCCGGACGTGCTCTGTTTGCAAGAAACCAAGGTGGTCAACGAGGATTTCCCCGAGATGGCCTTGCGCGCCTTGGGCTATGACCACGTGTTATTCCATGGCCAGAAGTCCTACAACGGTCTTGCCATTGCCAGTCGGGTGCCGCTGAGTCAGCCGGAAACCCACTATTGGGGCGGACGGGAAGAGGCCCGGCATCTCTCGGCCATGCTGCACCCCAGCACGCATTCAGCCCCCATCGAACTGCATAATCTTTATATTCCGGCGGGAGGCGACAAGCCGGACCCGCTGACCAATCCCAAATTCGCCCACAAGCTGGATTTCCTCAGTGAACTGGCTCATTGGTGGCTGGCCCGTACCGGCGCGCCGGAAATCCCCATGATTTTGGTGGGTGACCTGAACGTGGCGCCACTGGAAACCGATGTGTGGGATCATCGGCGGCTGCGCCGGGTAGTCACCCATACGGAGATCGAAATCGCCCACCTGGACCGGGTTCGCCTGGCTGCTCAGTGGGTCGATGCGGTACGGCATTTTTACCCCGCCGATGAGAAGGTATTTTCCTGGTGGAGCTATCGCACGCCCGAATGGGACGAGGCGGACAAGGGGCGCAGACTGGACCATGTTTGGGTCACACCACCGCTGGTCTCCACCCTGAAGAGTGCTGAAATCCTGCGCGAGGCCCGTGACTGGCCGGAGCCTTCCGATCACGTCCCGGTTTCGGTAACCTTTTCCATTTCCTGATCGACCACGCGCTCCAGTGGAAACCACAGGCCGACCTTGGTGCCGCAGCCCGGTGTGCTGTCCAGTCGCAGGCGACCATCATGCAATTCCATCAAATGGGCGACCAAAGGCAGGCCCAGGCCCGTGCCCTCGTAGCGCCGCGCCAAGTCGGAATCGATCTGGCCAAAGGGGGTCAGGGCGGTGGGGATATCCTCCGGCGCCATGCCGATACCGGTGTCATCGATGGTCAGAATCAAACCGTCATTCAGACGGGCAACCCCAAGGGTGACGGATCCCCCCGCAGGCGTGAATTTAATGCCGTTGGTAACCACATTGAGCAGGATCTGTTTCAATCGGTTGGGATCGGCGAGCAACCGGGGCAACAGTTCGTCGGATTCAAACACCAGGTCCACCTCGGCTTCATCCGCATGGGCTTGGGTCAACCGCAGTACGTCTCCAAGGATTCTCGCCAAGTCCACCGAGGCATTGCGCACCGCCATGGTGCCCGATTCCACTTTGGCCATGTCGAGGATATCGTTGATGACTTCCAAAAGGTGATTTCCAGACCCTCGTATATCTTCCAGATACTCCCGGTGGCGCGGGTTTTCCACCGGCCCCATCAGCCCATGAATGAGGATGTCGGAGAACCCGATAATGGCGTTCAAGGGGGTACGGAGTTCGTGGCTCATGGTGGCCAGAAACTGGGTCTTGGCCCGGTTGGCGGCTTCGGCCTCTTCCTTGGCCCGGTACAAAGCCGCTTCCTGCATCAGCCGCATACGGATATCGCGGACCATGGCCAGCACGTAGCGCTGTCCCTCGTGGGACACC
The sequence above is drawn from the Magnetospira sp. QH-2 genome and encodes:
- a CDS encoding DNA translocase FtsK 4TM domain-containing protein, which encodes MARTTSPAARPPILPASAVAFLRRRLIEGAGLAVCTLAVLLGLALVSFSPADPSLNSAGFGPIGNKLGTSGAVIADLALQGLGIAAWVLVAVPFVWGIRILFKQVTGHWELRLALLLSGTLFLAVAVTLLPIPQFWPLRVGLGGVAGALIVDGLMPLLTMAGWQYGPWPIAALALPPALAALFLSLGIRRHQWRAAWEQGVDWVLVVWDLLLPVARRIGGRGVAWVVTWIEEARRAMEARREARLATRSTGAEPEVIEEEENPAPARRPDSSAALLRRSTPKAPIKQAEETPKATTTKKIPVDAPKKDPAKPRPGRQGSLNLGDGLQSFDLPPLDLLAKPEVSTRDPGLDKEALENNARILETVLEDFGVRGEIVKVRPGPVVTLYELEPAPGTKTSRVVGLADDIARSMSAISVRIAVIPGRSVIGIELPNATRETVYLREMLASEDFEKASAKMSLSLAMGKDIGGTPVTVDLARMPHLLVAGTTGSGKSVSVNTMILSLLYQYSPEQCRFIMIDPKMLELSVYDDIPHLLAPVVTEPGKAVVALKWTVREMEDRYRAMANLGVRNIGGYNQRIIEARKKGETLTRRVQTGFDVDTGKPVFEDQDLDMNPLPFIVVVVDEMADLMLVAGKDIEGAIQRLAQMARAAGIHLIMATQRPSVDVITGTIKANFPTRVSFQVTSKIDSRTILGEQGAEQLLGMGDMLYMAGGGRITRVHGPFVTDEEVEEVVDHLKTQGEPTYVEAVTEEVDEDGGADMSSGGAREKSEDPLYDEAVALVAREGKASTSFVQRHLQIGYNRAARIIERMEGEGVVSKANRTGKREVLVSDHSG
- a CDS encoding outer membrane lipoprotein carrier protein LolA, with the protein product MRLILILLMLVIALPAEAEEKHVFSADEQSTLKKVQHYLNSIKTLQSRFIQATSAGGYAEGTLYLSRPGKLRFEYDPPAPFLLVADGTWLIYEDKELEQISYLLLDSTPAALLVSDDLDFNGDKVTVEKLVKDKGLLAVTFTQKENPENGQVTMILNEKPLILRQWEVLDAQGTRTMVTLNKTRTGMPLDKMLFRYKDPRHQGGINLLD
- the xth gene encoding exodeoxyribonuclease III — translated: MDLKVTTWNVNSVRKRLRHLEWLMEAQSPDVLCLQETKVVNEDFPEMALRALGYDHVLFHGQKSYNGLAIASRVPLSQPETHYWGGREEARHLSAMLHPSTHSAPIELHNLYIPAGGDKPDPLTNPKFAHKLDFLSELAHWWLARTGAPEIPMILVGDLNVAPLETDVWDHRRLRRVVTHTEIEIAHLDRVRLAAQWVDAVRHFYPADEKVFSWWSYRTPEWDEADKGRRLDHVWVTPPLVSTLKSAEILREARDWPEPSDHVPVSVTFSIS